TTTTCCGTCAACGCGAAAACGGCAAAGGCGTTGTCGTTATAACTTTTGACAAAGGCCAGTTGGGAGTCGAAACCGAGGCGGTGCAAAAGAAGGTGGCATGTTTCGGTCACCACGGGCCATGTGGTTACAAGCGGCTCGTCAAGCCGGGGAAGAATTTTTTTGGCGCGCTCGTGATGCTGATCGTTCGAATTGGCGAGCGCTAGCCAGAAACCGGTGTCAGCGATGACCATGCTTGCCCCCGAAAATTTCCGGCAACTCCCCCTTGTAACTTTCCGAGAGACCGGGGGATCCCCGCCCGCATCCCACAAAGCCGGTCTTGAAAAGGACTTTGGCCGCGCGGGACTCCCCCAAACGCACCTGCCGGTAATAATGCCGGACCGATTTTTTGAGGAGGGAAGAGATGGTAAGGCCCCCTGTTTTCAGCAGATACCGGATCATGGGAGCAGTCTCCCTGTCGACACGAGCGTTGATTCTCATTGTATGACATCGTATGACAAAAAAGTTTTTTTGTCAAGCGGTCAATGGGCCCCGGCCGTCATCCCCACCGAGCCGGCCAGATAATATCCGAGGCCGCGGGGCACCTTGAGGGGATAATAGGGAGGGAGCGGAAGCTCCCCTTCGAGCACCGCCTCCGTCAGCGAAGGGTTGAGCCTTTTGAGCGACGATTTCTCGACCGCAAAACGCGACATGACCTCCGGCAGGTTGACAAAGTCGCCGGTCTTGACAATGTCGTACCTCGGCGCATTCGCGGAGCCGTTGTCATCAAATCCAAAATAAGCCGATCGATTTTTGTAGAGATCGACCACCGCCAGAAATTCCGGGAAATAGTTCCGCGAGTAA
The Deltaproteobacteria bacterium DNA segment above includes these coding regions:
- a CDS encoding PIN domain-containing protein, translating into MVIADTGFWLALANSNDQHHERAKKILPRLDEPLVTTWPVVTETCHLLLHRLGFDSQLAFVKSYNDNAFAVFALTEKEGPKIYRLMKKYCDLPMDLADASLVILAEHLGHGRILSTDQRDFKTYRFKNHRPFKNLLFADDE